In Montipora foliosa isolate CH-2021 chromosome 9, ASM3666993v2, whole genome shotgun sequence, the DNA window gcgtctactcggatattctaaacagaaaattccccccCAAAAAAGCCGTTTCGCCTTGCGCGGAATGCGTGACGTTTTGTCATTACTCTTATAGAGACGATCTGCCTGAAAATTTGCCCAAGCGATCTGCCTGAAAATTTGCCCAAGAATGCAAAAAGTCCACTTCCGGTGGAAAGTACATACTCCGATATTCCATTCTTGAAATGCATATTGAACTATTTATAAGGAGAAAGGTGCAAATGTAAGTTCCACTGAGAAATAAGTTAGCTTCTTTTCATTGTTTGTGTCGACTATGCCCTCCGCACTTTGATTGGTACATCTGACGGCCTAACTCTGAAGAGGAGGCGAAGTCGAAGAGCTCCCCCCGAACTGCTTCCCGAACTTGCGTTTGCGGATGACATCGCCCTCATGGAAGATACCATCAACAATGCCGAGGCATTCCTTCACAAAGTTGAAATCGCCACTCAGACTATTGGGCTCTTCTTAAATGCTGGCAAGACGAAAGTGATGCATCTCAATCCGACTACAAACAACATCATTCGTTCATTGAATGGAGACGAAATAGAAAAGGTTGATGATTTCCTCTATCTTGGTGGTTATACTAATACAACACGTGACATCAACTCTCGGATTACCAAAGCGTGGGGAGCCCTGAACTCCTTAACAAGGATCTGGTGTTCGCTTATCAAAACATCCACAAAGATACGCATATTTAAATCGAGGGTTGAATCCATTTTACTTTATGGTTGTGAATCTTGGACCATGACCAAAACTCTTGCGAAGAAAGTAGATGGGACGTACACTCGCATGCTAAGACGGGTGAAAAACGTCTCCTGGAGAGCGCACATGTCCAACGAACAACTATATGGACCTATCCCCAAGCTATCTGCCACCATCAAGAGAAGACGGCTCACACTCGCTGGACACGTCTCTCGTCACAATGAACCTGCTGGTtcactgattttttggtcgccaGAAGAACCTCGTAGAAGAGGACGTCCAAATACTACGCTAAAGGACGTCCTGAAAAGCGACACTGGGCTTAACAACGACGAAATGTGAGCAGCAATGGCAGACAGATTGATCTGGAAGATGAATTTCATCATGTCACCGAACTGAAGTTCGGATgcacctactactactactactactactgagGCTGATTGCTCCTCGGCCCCGGGTGATCGCCTGACCCGTTAGAAAATGTAACGCAAGGGTCTCCTGCGTAGCAAATGTATGCAAAGGTCATCGCCAGGCTAATCTCCCGCCAGAATTTAATTTTGACCGGGAAATTATTTATAAACCCATTAGCCACTACTTCTTTTCCGGCATTTGTTTATCGATACAAAACGTTAAAACCACCATGTtcgaaagtaaacaaaaaagccACAATGATGTATTTTATCGGTTCGTTTGAATATCGCGTGACGTTTCTGGTTAAGATATTAAAGGCGTTTTAACGGCCAACGGAAGTGGACTCTTTGCATTGTTGGGCAGTGGTTCTTGGGCAAATTTTCAGGCAGATTGTCTCTACAAGAGTAATGACACTTATCAATACAAATGTGGTGGCGTCAAGGCATATAAAAAGGGAAGAGGTCttgcttccggttgctgtccgtcactgaaaaacacctgagcttaaattaaactttatacgtggcaacgaaaacgtcacgcattccgcgcaaggcgaaatggcttttttggggggaattttctgtttagaacatccgagtagacgcagcgagaaagtaaatgtttatttcgcaaactacagattctcatttcgcaaactacagatcgttccatttcgtttcgttccatttcgtttcgctccatgtcgtttcgcaaactacagtaagcctctataattattatttattattaatgttaataagcaaagagacgtataagctgggcgaagaacaggaattcggggcaatattgggatttttcattttttttttttttttcatgtggtttaagtaataaaattgctgacacGTTAAAATATAGAGCAGGGATATAGGTTTTCAACAATGTGTGGTACCTTTTGTAACTGCGAATGAATAATAACAAATTGTCCTTATTTGGGGTCGTGGCCCATATATTTACTAATAGACGATTTCATATTattcagaattaaaaataattttaattacttCTCTACATTTCATTTCGCTCTACAAGACAATCATAGGCACTTGCAAAGTAAAAACGCAACGAAAGTGAACTACGATTGACATTTAAAACGAGCTGTCTTCTCACAGTCAGTTTctaaaacatttgttttggacaaaacatcaactttcaaaacaacaaattgtttatttctctacaaACTGATCTGTTACTGTAATCTAAACTGTAATCTGCTACGTAGACAATAGTTGCCGGTTTTTTTCTACTTATAACCGATtgagatgtaataagaaaaattacgcctgcccacatgaatgggcatcacacatggcagtgaaaggggagcgcggattaacctttgctcagttttaaaaacttgactTGCGCTTGACTTGCTGTTCTAGCGAAATTTCAACTATTTATAACCGAAGTTGTAGCACAGTGGCGAAGTTACCATGAAAACAAGATAGCCACTGAAAAACACgctatattttatctttaaacgcgaatatctcaaaaacgaactcagtgactcccattttttattgctggagagtaattggcacgctaagacaaaactcattacaaagtttaaaaaaattctttgcagcagattcatagccaccttcacaattgggaAATTTTAATGTggttctgaatctgctccagatttttttttaactttgcaaagagtttcatcttagcctgctaatcgcttttcagcaataaaaaatgggggacactttagttcgtttttgaggtactaagtgctttaacacaaaatatagggcgtttttagatggttcttctgttgccatggtaatttattacgtcacagtaacatgtgcatcttgtttaACGATTATCGGAAGGGTTTCATgcggtaccataacattgccattaagtgaaacagCGTTATAGAGTTAGTCCGTCTAATGAGACATTCCCTCAAAAATGGTTgaagctggtttgagccaccttgacACGCACGCGCTAGTTTCTGGATAGTTTATACATCAGTGTTTTCGACACATACAACGGAATTAGCATGCTTGTGGTCAATATAATTCTCTAAAACCCGCAGACCACCACACCGTGTATGTCTTGTAGGTTGGAAAGGATTTCTTGTTCGTTAAAGttcagagagagagagcgaaatttattcttaatctaggtgcaagtttcattcagaaaatgtgattaaaatattttttcaagaaaaacaaaaaaattgcgcAAGGTGGCTGTACGACTGTGAGGGTGCatgtatttcttattttacttattatttttattactatgacatttatgtaataatattatataaattatacataatacTAGTATAAAATTATATACTATAATAAAGTTTTTATATAACGcctgctctcattggtttaaacactgtgctttatgagagtacaaagcacggaacaaacgaaaggtCATGCCATcaatccgcagaaatggcagataaatttccgaatttttccttgggtattattgaacagtttgttttccaattgtcatatcggaaacgtgcaggttttcatgggcaacaattcggccggttttcactgaacataattatttagatcctcttttttgctgttttttacggactgaaacatagaggcacttgtttttcctgaatacactttttttttttataagaacgtctaattttgatgccgaggctgaacgttcttatattttttggcaatttgaggctgaaacgttcttaaagatgttcttaaatttacctGGTATAGTATTTCAACCAATTAGTGCGGACGTGACCAGGCAAACTATCAAAGAGCATTTCTTGCTGAGATATGGTATCAAGTTGCTCGCACATACTGGTTTGACTTGCTCTGATGCCACGTGCGAGATGTCTCGCCAACCAACACTAGCAAtatttggctttaaaaagagAATTGATCATAGAGGTTTGCAACA includes these proteins:
- the LOC137971449 gene encoding uncharacterized protein, producing the protein MEDTINNAEAFLHKVEIATQTIGLFLNAGKTKVMHLNPTTNNIIRSLNGDEIEKVDDFLYLGGYTNTTRDINSRITKAWGALNSLTRIWCSLIKTSTKIRIFKSRVESILLYGCESWTMTKTLAKKVDGTYTRMLRRVKNVSWRAHMSNEQLYGPIPKLSATIKRRRLTLAGHVSRHNEPAGSLIFWSPEEPRRRGRPNTTLKDVLKSDTGLNNDEM